A single Lactuca sativa cultivar Salinas chromosome 8, Lsat_Salinas_v11, whole genome shotgun sequence DNA region contains:
- the LOC128127977 gene encoding uncharacterized protein LOC128127977, which translates to MASGDSMKEMTSKFEKLNKFDGQDFHRWQKKMKFLLTTLKVVYVLSTPMPVLPESVEDEPLEATRRRSKWENDDYICRGHILNGMCDSLFDIYQNFESAKELWDSLVSKYMAKDASSKKFLVSNFMGYKMIESRPVMEQFHEMLRILGQFAQHNLKMDEAIAVAVIIDILPPSWKEFKHNMKHNKEELTLTQLGSHLRIEESIRTQELDNNPKGKNQVGSSSVNMVEGESSKNPKKSNGKRKMIKLHDGLIREQQVMFAKIYIGSRTFNQLKMDLL; encoded by the exons ATGGCAAGTGGTGATTCTATGAAGGAAATGACAAGTAAGTTTGAAAAACTGAACAAGTTTGATGGGCAAGATTTTCATAGATggcagaagaagatgaagtttctcCTTACCACTCTGAAAGTGGTGTATGTTCTGAGTACACCCATGCCAGTCTTACCAGAATCTGTTGAAGATGAACCTTTGGAGGCAACAAGAAGAAGATCAAAGTGGGAAAATGATGACTATATATGTCGTGGTCATATTCTCAATGGTATGTGTGACTCTCTTTTTGATATTTATCAAAATTTCGAATCTGCAAAAGAACTGTGGGATTCTCTTGTATCCAAGTACATGGCTAAAGATGCTTCTAGTAAGAAGTTTCTTGTTagtaactttatgggttacaAGATGATTGAATCCAGGCCTGTTATGGAACAATTCCATGAAATGCTGAGGATTCTGGGACAGTTTGCTCAACACAATTTAAAAATGGATGAAGCCATCGCTGTGGCTGTGATAATTGACATACTGCCCCCTTCCTGGAAGGAATTTAAACacaatatgaaacataacaaagagGAATTGACTTTGACTCAGCTTGGAAGCCATTTAAGGATTGAAGAGTCCATAAggactcaagaacttgataacaatcctAAAGGAAAAAACCAAGTTGGTTCCTCTTCTGTGAACATGGTGGAAGGAGAAAGTTCAAAGAATCCCAAGAAGTCTAAtggaaaaaggaa GATGATAAAGTTACATGATGGGTTGATTCGGGAGCAACAAGTCATGTTTGCAAAGATCTATATTGGTTCAAGAACTTTCAACCAATTGAAGATGGATCTGTTGTGA